Proteins encoded together in one Chelonoidis abingdonii isolate Lonesome George chromosome 1, CheloAbing_2.0, whole genome shotgun sequence window:
- the LOC116835013 gene encoding retinoic acid-induced protein 3 produces MASLPPPSCHKDTDYYLLGDTEQAWGIILETLATAGVIVTISFILLLLIFMGKVQDSSKRHMIPIYFLFLLGTLGIFGLTFAFIIKLNVRTGPTRFFLFGVLFALCFSCLLTHAFNLVKLVRGKAPFWYPVLLVIAISLTVVQIIIAIVYVVIIVARQNTPFTTMSPEQRNRDFVMLLIYVLLLMALTFLVSMFTFCGTYKRWKRHGAHIYVTGLFSIAIWVVWITMLLRGNLELKKQPIWDDPVISIALVSNGWVFLMMYMVPEFCFLTSPHKPEDYPPENYSCQPKFMKKIFGVENQAYIKEETTTGPENNRDPRYIPHYSHFQMESLKPQQEFSIPRPKTQVSPYKDYTGGQGTK; encoded by the exons ATGGCTTCCTTGCCTCCTCCAAGCTGCCACAAGGACACTGACTATTATTTACTCGGTGACACTGAACAAGCCTGGGGCATCATCCTGGAAACACTGGCTACAGCTGGTGTCATTGTCACAATCAGCTTCATTCTCTTGCTACTCATCTTCATGGGTAAGGTCCAAGACTCCAGCAAGCGACACATGATCCCTAtctatttcctcttcctcttaGGCACCCTAGGGATCTTTGGCCTCACTTTTGCTTTCATCATTAAACTTAATGTCCGGACTGGTCCCACTCGCTTCTTCCTCTTTGGCGTCCTCTTCGCCCTCTGCTTTTCCTGCCTCCTGACCCATGCCTTCAACCTTGTCAAACTGGTGAGGGGGAAGGCCCCCTTTTGGTACCCAGTGTTGCTGGTTATTGCCATTAGCCTCACTGTGGTGCAGATTATTATAGCCATAGTGTATGTAGTCATTATAGTGGCCAGACAAAATACTCCATTTACTACGATGAGTCCAGAACAACGCAATAGGGACTTTGTCATGCTTCTGATCTACGTGCTCCTCTTGATGGCACTCACCTTCCTGGTCTCCATGTTTACCTTCTGTGGGACATACAAACGCTGGAAGAGGCATGGAGCACACATCTATGTCACTGGCCTGTTCTCCATAGCCATCTGGGTGGTGTGGATCACCATGCTTTTGCGAGGCAACCTAGAATTAAAGAAACAACCCATCTGGGATGATCCTGTCATCAGCATTGCTCTGGTGTCCAATGGATGGGTCTTCCTGATGATGTACATGGTGCCTGaattctgttttctgacaagCCCACACAAACCTGAGGACTACCCTCCAGAAAACTATTCTTGCCAGCCTAAATTCATGAAGAAGATCTTTGGAGTGGAGAACCAAGCCTATATCAAGGAGGAGACCACAACAG gCCCAGAAAACAACAGAGATCCACGCTACATTCCACattattctcactttcagatggAG AGCCTCAAACCTCAGCAGGAGTTCTCCATCCCCCGGCCTAAAACCCAGGTCAGCCCATACAAGGATTACACCGGCGGGCAAGGCACCAAGTAA